In a genomic window of Lycium ferocissimum isolate CSIRO_LF1 chromosome 9, AGI_CSIRO_Lferr_CH_V1, whole genome shotgun sequence:
- the LOC132031845 gene encoding 2S seed storage albumin protein-like, translating to MAKVTMFGAMCLAILFMAVTATSFRTTITIAEEDVENPREQISQRCQQQVQRAQNLRSCEQYLRQSSRFTEEEEEEEEMDQQTRDWRQAFPRCCEQLEQIQDEQCRCEGIRQVMQQQQQRGELQGREKREAFRTAQSLPGLCRIAPQQCQIRTRSLVSSKKIKKIIIFKVINMARVMILGAISLAILFMAVTVSSTRFTITIDKEAENPRSPRCQQQIQQAQQLRSCQQYLRQKAQFEEEEDQSRDVQKCCQQLQQIQDPQCRCEGLRQVVQQEQQQGELQGRERQQMLRTAQNLPGLCRLSPQRCEIQTRSLF from the exons ATGGCTAAAGTAACAATGTTTGGAGCAATGTGTTTAGCCATACTTTTTATGGCTGTTACAGCTACCAGCTTTCGTACAACAATTACCATAGCTGAAGAAGATGTTGAAAACCCAAGGGAACAAATATCTCAACGTTGCCAGCAGCAAGTACAAAGGGCACAGAACTTACGTTCTTGTGAACAGTATTTAAGACAAAGCAGCAGATTCactgaggaagaagaagaagaagaggaaatggatCAACAAACCAGAGACTGGCGCCAAGCATTCCCAAG GTGCTGTGAGCAGCTAGAACAGATACAAGACGAGCAATGCCGTTGTGAGGGAATAAGGCAAGTGATGCAACAGCAACAACAAAGAGGAGAATTGCAaggaagagaaaagagagaggctTTTAGGACTGCCCAAAGCCTACCTGGTTTATGTCGCATTGCTCCTCAGCAATGCCAAATTCGAACCCGCAGCTTGGTC tcatcaaaaaaaataaaaaaaattatcatctTCAAAGTTATCAACATGGCTAGAGTAATGATCCTTGGAGCCATTTCTTTAGCCATACTGTTTATGGCAGTGACAGTTTCTAGCACTCGTTTCACCATCACCATTGATAAAGAGGCTGAGAATCCACGGTCTCCACGCTGCCAGCAACAAATTCAGCAG GCACAGCAGCTACGTTCGTGCCAACAATATCTAAGGCAGAAGGCTCAATTTGAGGAAGAAGAGGACCAAAGCCGTGACGTACAAAAGTGCTGCCAGCAGCTACAACAGATACAAGACCCACAGTGCCGTTGCGAGGGACTGAGACAAGTGGTCCAACAGGAACAACAACAAGGCGAATTGCAGGGAAGAGAAAGGCAGCAAATGCTTAGGACTGCACAGAACTTGCCTGGTTTATGCCGTCTTAGCCCTCAGAGATGTGAGATCCAAACCCGCAGCTTGTTTTAA
- the LOC132030476 gene encoding RHOMBOID-like protein 2: MMGDRDLERGGNTKSRNGTYPPPTQPATSSAYYMENSESQWTSWLVPMIVVANVAMFVVIMFVNNCPNNINNFGRGRQCVARFLGRLSFQPLQDNPLFGPSSSTLQKLGALEWDKVVHEHQGWRLFTCIWLHAGVVHLLANMLSLVFIGIRLEQQFGFVRVGIIYLLSGIGGSVLSCLFIQQSISVGASGALFGLLGAMLSELLTNWTIYTNKAAALFTLIIIIAINLAVGLLPHVDNYAHIGGFMSGFLLGFILLLRPQFGWLERQHLPAEARLKSKFKVYQYVLLLIASILLIVGFTVGLVMLFRGVKANEHCSWCRYLSCLRTSRWRCDNN; the protein is encoded by the exons ATGATGGGTGATAGAGATCTGGAAAGGGGAGGTAacacaaaatcaagaaatggGACTTATCCACCACCAACACAACCTGCCACGTCATCAGCTTACTATATGGAGAATTCTGAATCACAATGGACTTCTTGGCTTGTTCCTATGATTGTTGTGGCTAATGTAGCTATGtttgttgttatcatgtttgTTAACAATTGTCCTAATAATATTAACAATTTTGGTAGAGGTCGCCAGTGTGTTGCTAGGTTTCTTGGCAGGCTTTCCTTTCAACCCTTACAAGATAATCCACTTTTTGGACCTTCTTCTTCCAc ACTGCAAAAATTGGGAGCTCTAGAATGGGATAAAGTAGTGCACGAGCATCAGGGCTGGAGACTTTTCACTTGTATCTGGTTACATGCTGGTGTTGTTCATCTGCTTGCCAACATGTTGAGTTTGGTTTTCATCGGAATTCGCCTTGAGCAGCAGTTTGGATTTG TCCGTGTGGGGATTATCTACCTTTTGTCAGGAATTGGTGGGAGTGTTCTTTCTTGCCTTTTCATTCAACAGAGCATCTCTGTTGgagcttctggtgctctatttgGACTTCTTGGAGCAATGTTATCTGAGCTACTTACTAACTGGACTATATATACCAATAAG GCTGCGGCTCTTTTCACTCTTATTATCATCATTGCGATTAACTTAGCTGTTGGTCTTCTTCCTCATGTTGATAACTATGCCCATATTGGAGGTTTCATGAGTGGTTTTCTTCTCGGCTTTATTTTGCTACTCCGACCTCAGTTTGGTTGGCTCGAAAGGCAACATCTTCCAGCTGAAGCTCGCCTCAAGTCCAAGTTCAAAGTTTACCAATATGTTCTCCTGTTGATTGCCtcgattttgttgattgttGG ATTCACAGTGGGATTGGTGATGCTATTTAGAGGAGTGAAGGCAAACGAGCATTGCAGTTGGTGCCGTTATTTAAGCTGTTTACGTACATCAAGATGGAGATGTGATAATAACTAA